In one window of Cherax quadricarinatus isolate ZL_2023a chromosome 27, ASM3850222v1, whole genome shotgun sequence DNA:
- the LOC128691194 gene encoding uncharacterized protein (The sequence of the model RefSeq protein was modified relative to this genomic sequence to represent the inferred CDS: added 113 bases not found in genome assembly) has translation MCSVWAGVSVLVMLALAGVGVKGHGRLIEPPGRSTAWRYGFNTPHNYNDHEIYCGGFATQWQRNGGKCGPCGDPWHMPQPRDNEGGGKYGRGVIVKKYKHSSRIQLGVELTANHMGFFEFRLCPHNRPSKPVTNECLDKYVLQKADGSGPRYFPGPGAKKFYAKYRLPPGLTCTQCVLQWRYVAGNNWGKCENGTSMVGCGKQEEFRACADVTITEEDGSADDTPSIVPDDTDYNEVDVDTHEGKPTLDAEEHINHVGHIVALTLSFLLILLILLGLIVYFYWARDAFKGFIKRRAGQWSKTAVTASPTKQRNSKITISGPVGVAPPVPPRRSRSMSGGDPPPTINPREIQSISSPTRVTINGVAVNSNAASSTPSQAHLHVPNY, from the exons GTACGGCTTTAATACCCCTCACAATTACAATGACCATGAAATTTATTGTGGTGGGTTTGCAACACAGTGGCAGCGGAATGGCGGCAAGTGTGGTCCCTGTGGTGACCCGTGGCACATGCCACAA CCTCGTGACAATGAGGGTGGTGGAAAATATGGTCGAGGAGTCATAGTGAAGAAGTACAAACACAGTAGTAGAATCCAGTTGGGTGTCGAGCTTACTGCCAACCACATGGGATTCTTTGAATTCCGTCTTTGTCCTCACAATCGACCTTCTAAACCAGTAACCAATGAGTGCCTTGACAAATATGTCCTGCAGAAAGCTGATGGTTCTGGTCCAAG GTATTTTCCAGGACCTGGTGCTAAGAAATTTTATGCCAAGTATCGCCTTCCACCAGGCTTGACATGTACTCAGTGTGTATTGCAGTGGCGTTATGTAGCTGGCAACAATTGGGGAAAGTGTGAAAATGGTACATCTATGGTAGGCTGTGGAAAACAAGAAGAATTCCGTGCATGTGCAGACGTTACTATTACAGAAGAGGATGGTTCAGCTGATGACACGCCCAGTATTGTTCCTGACGACACTGATTACAATGAAGTGGACGTGGACACTCATGAAGGAAAACCCACTCTGGATGCGGAAGAACATATTAACCATGTTGGACATATTGTAGCACTCACTTTGTCCTTCTTACTTATACTACTTATACTTTTGGGTCTTATTGTGTATTTCTACTGGGCACGTGATGCATTCAAAGGATTTATAAAGCGCAGGGCTGGGCAGTGGTCTAAGACTGCTGTCACAGCATCACCCACAAAGCAAAGAAATTCCAAAATTACAATTTCTGGGCCAGTTGGGGTTGCACCACCTGTGCCACCACGACGTAGCCGATCAATGTCTGGAGGAGATCCTCCTCCAACAATTAATCCACGAGAAATTCAGTCCATTAGTTCCCCAACCCGAGTTACCATTAATGGTGTTGCTGTTAATTCCAACGCTGCAAGTAGCACTCCTTCACAAGCTCACTTGCATGTTCCAAATTATTAA